In Apium graveolens cultivar Ventura chromosome 10, ASM990537v1, whole genome shotgun sequence, the following are encoded in one genomic region:
- the LOC141690898 gene encoding uncharacterized protein LOC141690898: MLSGWSTKGKLACPICNYETSSKYLKHSKKVCYMNHRKFLDPNHKWRSDKRRFNGDVETGETPTMLYGREIEVLLDGYVNTFGKGSKRKVSCETNPWNKRSIFFDLPYWRDNLIRHNLDVMHIEKNICDSVLGTLLDMGGKTKDHMNARLDLQKSGIRKVLHPITTADGKSVIRVANFDLTNKEKDIFCSVFQNAKLQHGFGSNISRCVQDRKIVGYKSHDAHIFMQYLLQIAVKKTLKPEVAISFEIEYGGPVHQRWMYSIERYLGVLIRYIRNKSKPERSIAERYLADECLTFCSRFLNDGQTTSSNQFEIPGAETEGYSIGSRKNKEGKDTKHHELMANNENSKRYKKEIIHADEICDWFKDEVGKKVKVSREVASLAKGPRRSAKQFSGYAVNGFRCTWYQDDKDSFGFTRVNFNRVCQKHDSFVMSTQVQQVFYIEDPVEKNFYYPIKRISLEFSEIGVGNTIEDDMFGKFSHDTSFRTIIENHENEVTWFRNDVPAKEITKEVPDGAND, translated from the exons ATGTTGTCGGGTTGGAGCACAAAAGGCAAATTAGCATGTCCTATATGTAATTATGAAACGTCGTCGAAGTATTTGAAACATAGCAAGAAGGTCTGCTATATGAATCATCGAAAATTCCTAGACCCCAACCACAAGTGGAGGTCTGATAAGAGACGATTCAATGGCGATGTTGAGACTGGAGAAACTCCTACAATGCTATATGGGAGGGAAATTGAAGTTCTGTTGGATGGTTATGTGAACACATTTGGAAAGGGCAGTAAACGGAAAGTTAGTTGCGAAACTAACCCTTGGAATAAGAGGTCAATATTTTTCGACTTACCTTATTGGAGAGACAACTTAATTCGACATAACTTGGATGTAATGCACATCGAGAAGAACATCTGTGATAGTGTTCTAGGCACATTGTTAGATATGGGAGGCAAGACAAAGGATCATATGAATGCTCGATTAGATTTGCAAAAATCTGGTATAAGGAAGGTCCTTCATCCTATCACCACTGCTGATGGAAAATCTGTAATTAGGGTAGCAAACTTTGACCTGACCAACAAAGAAAAGGATATATTCTGTTCAGTATTCCAAAATGCAAAGCTGCAACACGGGTTTGGTTCTAATATCAGCAGATGCGTGCAAGATAGGAAAATTGTGGGATACAAGAGTCATGACGCACATATTTTTATGCAATATTTATTACAAATTGCAGTCAAAAAAACATTAAAGCCTGAGGTCGCAATAtctttt GAAATCGAATATGGTGGACCAGTCCATCAAAGATGGATGTATTCGATTGAGAGATACCTAGGAGTATTAATACGATACATTCGCAATAAGAGTAAACCAGAGAGATCGATTGCAGAGCGGTACTTGGCAGATGAGTGTTTGACGTTCTGCTCAAGATTTCTAAATGATGGTCAAACTACATCATCGAATCAATTTGAAATTCCTGGTGCAGAGACTGAAGGGTACTCTATCGGCTCAAGGAAGAACAAAGAAGGGAAAGATAC GAAGCACCATGAATTAATGGCCAACAATGAAAATTCTAAACGGTATAAAAAGGAAATAATACACGCTGATGAAATTTGTGACTGGTTCAAGGATGAAGTTGGTAAAAAAGTCAAAGTTTCGAGGGAAGTGGCATCATTAGCAAAGGGTCCAAGACGATCAGCTAAGCAGTTTAGTGGTTATGCCGTAAATGGATTTAG GTGCACCTGGTACCAAGATGATAAAGATTCATTTGGTTTTACTCGAGTTAACTTTAACCGAGTTTGTCAAAAGCATGATTCTTTCGTTATGTCAACTCAAGTGCAACAGGTTTTTTATATTGAAGATCCTGTTGAAAAGAATTTTTATTATCCTATTAAGAGGATATCATTAGAGTTTTCGGAAATAGGCGTTGGAAATACAATTGAAGATGACATGTTTGGGAAGTTTTCACATGACACTAGCTTTCGTACCATAatagaaaatcatgaaaatgaaGTTACATGGTTCAGAAATGATGTCCCTGCGAAGGAAATTACAAAGGAAGTTCCAGATGGAGCGAATGATTAA